GAGGGCCGCGAACGCGTCGCCGCGATCTTGCGCGCCCCGAAGTATGCCAACGTGATTCAGGATGCGGTCGTGACGATTCGCGACGGCCGGTTCGTCGTGCCGATCAAAGCGGCGTTCGCGCATGGGTTTCCCGGCATCGTGCACGATACGAGCGCGAGCGGGCAGACGCTATTCGTAGAGCCGCTCGCAGCGCTCGAAGCGAACAATCGCTTGCGCACGCTGCGACTCGAGGAGGAGCACGAAATCGAACGGATCCTCGGGGAGCTCTCGCGCGGCGTCGGTGAAAACGCAGCCCAGATCGAAGACAACGTCGAGATGCTCGCCGCCATCGACCTCTTGGTCGCAAAGGCACGCCTTGCGATCGCACTCGATGCGGTCGCGCCGGTGCTCGACGAGGAACCGTTGCTCGAAATCGCGCGCGGTCGCCACCCCCTGCTCGGCGAACGTGCGGTGCCGCAATCGCTCACGCTGAACGACGCGACGCGGCTGCTCGTCATCAGCGGTCCGAACATGGGCGGCAAGACGGTCACGCTGAAGATGGTCGGGCTGTTCTTGGCGATGGCCTACGCAGGGATGCAGGTTCCGGCAGCAGAGGGAAGCCGCATCGGGCGGTTCACGCACCTGATCGCGGACGTCGGAGACGAGCAGTCCATCGTCGAGAACGCCTCGACGTTCTCCGCGCATCTCGATAGAATGCGCGAGATCCTCGCCACCGCGAGCGAAACCACCGTCTTCCTCGTCGACGAGATCGGTGCGGGCACCGAGCCTTCCGCCGGCGCAGCGCTCGCGGCAGCGATGCTCGAGCACCTGCTCGTCGCACGGGCGCGCGGGGTCGTCAGTACGCACGCGACCGAGCTCAAGCTCTTTGCACACGCCGCGGAGGGCGCGGCGAACGCGAGCGTGCGCTTCGATCCGCGCACGTTTTCCGCGACCTTCGAACTGGACGTCGGCTCGCCAGGCCAGTCTTTTGCGTTCGCACTAGCGCGCTCGCGTGGCATCGCAGAAGAGGTGGTGAGGCGCGCAGAGAGCCTCTTGGCATTGGAAGAACGCGAGTACGAGCGCGCGCTCGCGGAGCTTTCCGCGCGTAACGCAGAGCTGCAGCGCGAGCGCGTGACGCTAGCGGACGAGCGCCGCGCGAGCGCTGCCGAACGCGAGCGGCTCGAGCGCCGTATTGCCGAACTACGGGTGGAGCAGGAACGATTCGCAGCTCGCGCGGAGGAACGGTTGCAGCAGGCACTGCGCGAGTTCATGACCGATTTGCAACGCCGCTCGCCCGAGAACGCCAAGCGCTCGCGTCTGACGCCCTCGCAGAGTGCCGCGCTTTCGCGTACGCTCGAGCAGATGCATCGCGACTTGGGCATGCGGGAGGTCCAAGATGATGCGGTACCGCGCGAACGCGTCGCTTTTCCCCTCAGCGGCATGGAGCAATACCGGCCAGCCGGCGCAAGCGCGCGTTTCGATGCCGCAGCGTCCGCGCGCTCGGAGCTGGACGTGCGCGGGAAGCGGTACGCGGACGCCGAGCCGCTCGTCGATCGCTGGATCGACGAAGCGCTCCTCGCGGGCAGCTCGCCGCTGCGCCTTATCCACGGGAAAGGGACGGGCATGCTCGGCCGGGGCTTGCAAGAGTTCCTACGCGCGCACCCCGCCGTCGCGAGCGTGCGGTACGGTAACGAGGAGGAGGGCTCGCACGGCGTGACAATCATCGACCTGAACGATCGATGAACCGACCTCAGCACTTCGCCGACGCAGAGTATCTGCTCGATGGCTTCGCGCACGTCGAAACCAGCGACGAGTTTCGCGCACGCCTTCGCCTCGGGCGGCCGCTCAACGTCAAGCTCGGAATAGACCCCACGAGCCCGGATCTTCACCTCGGCTTCATGGTCGTGCTGCACGCCCTTCAGCGCTTCGCCGAGAGCGGTCACGCGGTGACGCTCATCATCGGCGACTTCACGGCGCGTATCGGCGATCCCAGCGGAAAGAAAGTCACGCGTCCGCAGCTGACCGGCGACGAGATCGAAGCGAACATGCAGACCTACCGGCAGCAGGCGTCCAGCGTGCTCGACTTGGAGCGCATTACGATTCGGTACAACTCGGAGTGGCTCGGTGCGCTTTCGGTCGAAGAGCTCGTGACGCTCGCCGGAAAGACCACGGTCGCGCAGATGCTCGAGCGCAACGACTTTCGCGATCGCTACGAGAGCGGCGATCCGATCTCGCTGCACGAGCTGCTCTACCCGGTCGCGATGGCGTACGATTCGATCGTCGTCAAGGCGGACGTCGAGCTCGGCGGCGTGGATCAACTGTTCAACCTGCTCATGGGCCGTCACTACCAGCGTGAGCTCGGCCAGCCGCCGCAGATCTGCGCAATGGTGCCGTTGCTCGTGGGGCTCGACGGCGTGCAGAAGATGAGCAAGTCGCTGGGCAACTACGTCGGCGTCACCGAGCCGGCGCAGACGCAGTTCGGGAAGCTCATGTCGTTACCGGACGCATTGATCCCGACGTACGCACGATATGCGGCATTCCGTTCGGAGGCCGACGTGCAGCAGCTGCAAGCCGATCTTCAGAACGACCGGCTCAGCCCGATGGAGGCGAAGAAGCGAATCACGCAGGAGATCGTCGCGCGGTATCACGGGATCGAGGCCGCGAAGGCCGCGGGCGAGTACTTCGAGCGGACGGTACAGCGCAAAGAGTTCCCGGACGATGCGCCCGAAAGCATCGTCGACACGAGTACGCCGCTCATCAGCAGCGTGCTGGTTGCTTCGGGGCTCGCGGCCAGCAAACGCGAGGCAGAGCGCCTCATCAAAGGTGGCGGCGTTCGCATCGATGGCGCCGTGATACGAGATCCCAACGCAGAGTGGCAATGGTGGGCCGAGCCGGTGCGGGTGTCGATTGGAGCGCGGAGGTTTGCGCGGGTAAACGCGCGCCTGTCGCCCTAACGTTAGCTCACGCGCTGGCTGAGGGCCACGAGTTCTTCGGCGGCAAAAGTATAGTCGTGTTTGCAGTATTCGCAGCTCGCGTGCGTCGTGTCGTTCTCCCGCGCCATTTGGCGTAAGTCTTCCGCACCGAGCCCGACGAGCGCGGCCTCGACCTTGTCGCGCGAGCACAGACACGCAAACGTAACGGCGAGGCGCCGATGCTCGTGCAGCTCGAGATCGCCGGCAAGGGCGCGTACGAGGTCATCCGCATCGGCGCCGTCGCTCATGAGCTGCGTGACCGGCGGGAGCGACTGCGCGCGCCGTTCGAGCTCGAGCACGGCACGCTCGTCCGCGCCGGGAAGGACCTGCGCGAGGATGCCACCGGCCGCAATGACGCCTGCAGGATTTGCGAGCACGCCGAGCGCGACCGCGCTCGGGATCTGCTCCGAGCGAACGAGATATGCTGCGAGGTCTTCGGCGATCTCACCGGAGTGCAACGCGACGATTCCCATGTACGGCTTGCCCACTTCGTAGGTTTTGGTGACCTGAAGTGAGCCGGAGCCAAGTGCGGCGGCGACGTCGAACTTGCCGCGCGCGTTCAGTGGCAGATCCACGTGGGGATTGCGCGCGTAGCCACGGGCACCTACCGTGTTTTCGTCGAGCAGCCATGCATCGGCGAAGAGCCCTTCGATGGGACCGTCGGACGCGATCTGGATCGAGAGGCGTTCTCTGCCCTTCAAGCCCGCGCCGAAGAGCACCGCACCCGCGACGAGCCGCCCGACGGCAGCGGTTGCGACGGGAGAGAGGTCGTGACGATCGCGGATAGCACGCACGAGATCGGTGACGACCGTCCCGATCACGGTTATGCCGGCAGAAGGGGCGTAGAGACTCGAAATGCGGTCGGGCACCGCTCGGTCTCGGCCGAGGGCTGCGGCATTTCCTCCCAGAAGGCAACGAGCGATGCGCGTTCTGGTGATCCACGGACCGAACCTGAACTTGCTTGGCGAGCGGCAACCGGAGATCTACGGATCGCAGTCGCTCGCCGAGATCGATTCAGCGCTCGTGCAGGAGGGGCGCCAACTCGGGACCGAGGTGCGATGCGTGCAGCACAATGGCGAGGGGCACATTATCGACGCGCTGCACGCGGCGCGCGGCGAGTACGATGCCGTCGTGCTCAATCCTGGAGCGTACGCGCACTACTCGCATGCAATTGCCGATGCCGTCGCTTCCATCGGGATACCCGTCGTCGAGGTGCATCTTTCCAACATCGCAGCCCGAGAGCCGTATCGCCGCGTGAGCGTTACGGCCGCGGCGTGCGCGGGAAGCATTAGCGGCTTCGGGCTGCGCTCCTATCTCTTGGCGCTGCGTGCCGTGCGAGAAATCAGCGGGAAATGAGGCGGGCTGCCCGCAAGCGCGGGAGGAAGCACTGACCTGCCTGCGAAGCGGGAATTACGGTTCCCGCGTTATGAAGGAGATAGAAAGTTTGACGAAAGCCGATCTCGTTGATACCGTTGCCGACGAAGGCGAGTTGTCAAAGCGCCAAGCCGGTCAAATCGTCGATCTCATCCTTGACGAAATAAAAGCGGCGCTGAAGAAAGGCGACCGCGTCGCACTCACGCCGTTCGGAAGCTTCGTCGTTCGGTCGCGGAAAGCGCGCGAGGGACGCAACCCGAAGACGGGCGAGCGCATCAAGATTGCGGCACGCAAAGTGCCGGCGTTCGTTGCCGGGAAGTCCCTCAAGGACGCCGTCGGCGGTTCCCGACGGAAGTAAGACGTGAGAGGTCCTGAAACGGACCTCTCACACTCCAACGCAGGCATGCTCGTCACGATCCTGCTTTGCGACGCCGCGCAGGCCGTCGGAGGCAAGCTGTACGTTCTCGGAGGCGGCTGGTCGATTACCGGACCGCAGCCGGCACCGATGGCCGTAGCCCTCAAGCTCTCCGTTCCGTGGGCCGATGCAAACCGTCGTTTCAACATTCGCATCGTGCTCGTGGACGCAGACGGTCACCCCGTGCGCTTGCCGACGGGCCCCGACGGCGTGGATCAGAGCGTCGAGGTCCCGTTCGCCTTCGAAGCCGGCCGGCCGGCGGGATTGGTACCCGGCACGGCGCTCGACGGTTGCTTCGCGGTGAACTTTCCGCCGATGCCGTTGCTCCCTGGGGCGCGCTACGAGTGGCGCGTCGAAGTCGACGGCCGCTGCGAGGATGCATGGCGCGTTCCCTTTTCGGTTCGGCCAAACGGCCCGGGCGGGTTCTCTCCCGCCTGACGCGAACATTCGTGGCTCGTCGGGCCGTAGCGTAGCTTGGTTAACGCGCAAAGCTGGGGGCTTTGAGAGCGCTGGTTCGAATCCAGTCGGCCCGACCAAACTCCTTTTACGCGGTCACGACGCCTGCACGTCGTACGCAAGCATGTCGTGTCCGAGACGCCGGACGCCGGCGGTGAGAACGTGCTGCTTCGCCGTGCCGTCGTGCATGAGATGCCGCACCTCGACGCCTCGCAGCAGTACGGCAGCGTCTGCGATTAGGCGCCGGTGACAACGCCACCAAAGAGTCTCGGAGCACACGGCCGCCGTCTTGTGCAATAACGCGTCCGTCAAGAGCGTGTCGAGCGCCTCGACGAATGCCGGCGTCTGCATATAATCCGCGTATGCGCGAAACGACGGATTGCGCAACGCCGTATTTGGGCTCTCGGGTCGTTGTTTGCGAAATCCGCCGAGTGCCGGGCTTCGCGAGTAGGCCGCGCCGCCGAGCTCGGGGACCCAGCGCGCCATCTCCGCCTCCCACACGTGCGGGAGACGACGGCTCTTCGGAATGGTGCGCACGTCGACGACGTGCTCGAGCGCGGCGCCGCGAATCAGCGCAGCAAGCTCCTGCGCGCTCGCGGTCCCGTGGCCGAAGGTGTAAAGCGTCTTACCGAAGTGCGGCGAGCGAGTCTTTGAACGCGTCGAGGAACTCGCGCACGTCACCGTCGTCGAAGACAAACGGCGGCTGGATGCGCAGAACGTTCCCGTACCGGCCGCCTTTGCCGATCAACACCTTGCGCTCGCGCATCTGCTCGAGCATCTTCGTTGCAAGATCGGGCGCGACGCGCTTGCTCGCTCGATCCTGCACGAGCTCGACGCCGATCATCAGGCCCTTGCCGCGCACCTCGCCGATGGACTGAAACGTCGTCGCGAGGTCGCGCAACCCCGCCATCAACGCCTCGCCCTGGCGTTTGCAGTTGGCGATGAGATCGCGCTTCTGGACCACGTCGATGGTCACGAGTGCCGCGCGCGTTGCCACCGGGTTTCCGCCGAACGTGTTGATGTGCGGGCCTTTGAAGGTGTCCGCCAGCTCCGGTCGCGTGATCGTGATGCCGATCGGGAAGCCGCTGGCGAGACCTTTCGCCGAGGTGATCATATCCGGAACGACGCCGTAGGAAGAGACCATGCCGAACCAGCCGTCGCCAAGGCGTCCCCATCCCGTTTGCACTTCGTCCGCGATGAGCAACGTGCCGTACGGTGCGAGCGTCTCTTTGAGCACCTTGAAATACTCGAGCGGCGGCGCGACGATGCCGCCGACGCCGGAGATCGTCTCCGCGATCATTGCAGCGGGGGCGCCGTCGGTCTGCGACTCGACGACGCGCTTCGCGTATTTCGCGCACGCGATCTCGCACGACGGGTACGTCATGCCGAGCGGGCAGCGATAGCAGTACGGATTGGGAAGAAACGCGACGTGCGGCATCTGCGTAGCGAAGTTCCGCCATTGGCTCTGCCCCGCGAGCGCGACCGTGTACGCCGTGCGCCCATGGTACGCGTGATCGAGCGAGAGGAGATCGACACTCTTCTTGGACGTGCGGGCGATGAGCGTCGCCATCTCGTTCGCTTCGGACCCGGAGTTGGAGAAGAAAGACTTCGTCATGCCCTCCGGCGCGATCTCGGCAATCTTTTCAGCGAGATCGAGCATCGGCTCGTTGAGGTAGAGCGTCGAGGTGTGAATGAGCTCCTTCGCCTGGTCCGCCACCGCTTGCGCGACGGGCGTGTCGCCGTAGCCGAGCGTGTTCGTGCAGATTCCGGCGAATCCATCGAGGTACTCGTTGCCGGCGTCGTCGCGCACGTGCGAGCCGTCGCCGCCGACGAGCGTGAGTGGTTGCTCGTAATACGTTTGCTGCGCGGGGAAGAGGTGGCGCTTCGCGCGCTCCGCGTTGTTCTGCATCGTTTTCACGGTCAAGGAACCTCCGGTGCCGCCCAGGTCACGTCGGGATGGGGAAGGTGGGTTTCGACGCGCGTGATCGCGTCGTACTCTTGTTGCGAGATGCGCGAGCGGCTGCCCTGCATCAGCAATGCATACGCGGCGAGGCCGCCGGCCAAGCTCAAAACCCAGCCGCCGGACGACACGCGCGTGAAGAAGCCGTTGAGGCCACCGGCCCAGGGGTGGTGCGGGTCGAGCGCGACCGCGCCGCCGATCGCGAGGAGCCAGCCGATCGCCAGAGCCGCGAGTGCAAACGGATTGACACCGCCCGCATAGCCGTAGACGCCTTTGGGTGCGTAGAGCTGCGCCAAATCCAGGCGGCGCTTGCGCACGAGCCAGTAATCGGCGATCGCGATTCCGTCGAACGCACCGAGCATCGCGCCGTAGGCGCCGAGCCAGACGAAGATGTAGTTCGTAAAGCTCGAGAGCAAATACCACGGCTGCATGACGAGCGAGAGCAAGCCCGTGAAGATGGCGCCGAGCGCAAACGTCACGTGCTTCGGCGCGAGGTTCTCGAATGCGCGCGCCGGCGCCATGACGTTCGCGCCGACGTTGATCGTAACGGACGAAAGAATGATGATGATGCCCGCGATGACGACGACAGGCGTCGGGAACTTCACGATGAGCTCGACCGGGTTCCAGAGCGCGGTTCCGAAGACCGCGACGGTCGCGGACGTCACGACGATACCGACGAAGGAGAAGAGCGCCATCGTCAGCGGCATGGAGAAAATCTGTCCGCGAACCTGCGCGCGTTGCGAGGTCGCGTATCGCGTGTAATCGGGAATATTGAGCGCGAGCGTCGCCCAGAATGCGATGACGCCGACGACCGACGGAGCGAAGCTCGCCCAGAAAGCCGAGCCGTGAATCTTCGCCGGTTGCGCGAGCAGCGGCCCGAAGCCGCCGGTCGCATGGATCGCCCAAACGAAGAGTGCGATGGCGCCGACCGCGAGCGTCGGAGCGGAGACCTGCGCGAGCCTCCCAATCGCCTGCGGGCCGCGCATGGCGATGAGCACGTTGACGGCCCAGAAGATTGCGAACGCGATGCCGAGGTGCCAGGACAGGCCAGTCCACGACGGCACGATTCGCGTCAAGATTGCGTCGAGCGCTTGGCCGGCGAACCACGAGTTGATGCCGAACCATCCCGCCGCGATGACCGCGCGCGCGAGCGCTGGAACGTGGGCGCCGCGCGTGCCGAACCACAGACGCGCGAAGACGGGATATGGAATACCGAACTTCGTTCCCGCGTGCGAGACGAGGAGAATCGCGCCCATGACGATCGTGCTTCCGACGAGAATCGTGAGCACGGCCTCCCACCAGTTCATGCCGAGCGCAATCATGGATGCCGCGAGCGAGTACGTCGGCAAGCAGATGCACATGCCGATCCACAACGACGCAAACTTCGACGCGGGCCACGAATGCTCGGCTAGTGAGCATGGCCGCAGGTCCTCGTTCCACATCGAATGATTCTGCGCAGCCGCCGCTTCGGCGGCATCGGCGAGTACCACGACGTCGCCGACCTGCACTTGCGTCACGGCGAGACCATCTCGTCGTACGCGTCGGGCCG
The nucleotide sequence above comes from Candidatus Dormiibacterota bacterium. Encoded proteins:
- a CDS encoding aspartate aminotransferase family protein codes for the protein MQNNAERAKRHLFPAQQTYYEQPLTLVGGDGSHVRDDAGNEYLDGFAGICTNTLGYGDTPVAQAVADQAKELIHTSTLYLNEPMLDLAEKIAEIAPEGMTKSFFSNSGSEANEMATLIARTSKKSVDLLSLDHAYHGRTAYTVALAGQSQWRNFATQMPHVAFLPNPYCYRCPLGMTYPSCEIACAKYAKRVVESQTDGAPAAMIAETISGVGGIVAPPLEYFKVLKETLAPYGTLLIADEVQTGWGRLGDGWFGMVSSYGVVPDMITSAKGLASGFPIGITITRPELADTFKGPHINTFGGNPVATRAALVTIDVVQKRDLIANCKRQGEALMAGLRDLATTFQSIGEVRGKGLMIGVELVQDRASKRVAPDLATKMLEQMRERKVLIGKGGRYGNVLRIQPPFVFDDGDVREFLDAFKDSLAALR
- a CDS encoding NCS1 family nucleobase:cation symporter-1; protein product: MTQVQVGDVVVLADAAEAAAAQNHSMWNEDLRPCSLAEHSWPASKFASLWIGMCICLPTYSLAASMIALGMNWWEAVLTILVGSTIVMGAILLVSHAGTKFGIPYPVFARLWFGTRGAHVPALARAVIAAGWFGINSWFAGQALDAILTRIVPSWTGLSWHLGIAFAIFWAVNVLIAMRGPQAIGRLAQVSAPTLAVGAIALFVWAIHATGGFGPLLAQPAKIHGSAFWASFAPSVVGVIAFWATLALNIPDYTRYATSQRAQVRGQIFSMPLTMALFSFVGIVVTSATVAVFGTALWNPVELIVKFPTPVVVIAGIIIILSSVTINVGANVMAPARAFENLAPKHVTFALGAIFTGLLSLVMQPWYLLSSFTNYIFVWLGAYGAMLGAFDGIAIADYWLVRKRRLDLAQLYAPKGVYGYAGGVNPFALAALAIGWLLAIGGAVALDPHHPWAGGLNGFFTRVSSGGWVLSLAGGLAAYALLMQGSRSRISQQEYDAITRVETHLPHPDVTWAAPEVP
- the tyrS gene encoding tyrosine--tRNA ligase; the encoded protein is MNRPQHFADAEYLLDGFAHVETSDEFRARLRLGRPLNVKLGIDPTSPDLHLGFMVVLHALQRFAESGHAVTLIIGDFTARIGDPSGKKVTRPQLTGDEIEANMQTYRQQASSVLDLERITIRYNSEWLGALSVEELVTLAGKTTVAQMLERNDFRDRYESGDPISLHELLYPVAMAYDSIVVKADVELGGVDQLFNLLMGRHYQRELGQPPQICAMVPLLVGLDGVQKMSKSLGNYVGVTEPAQTQFGKLMSLPDALIPTYARYAAFRSEADVQQLQADLQNDRLSPMEAKKRITQEIVARYHGIEAAKAAGEYFERTVQRKEFPDDAPESIVDTSTPLISSVLVASGLAASKREAERLIKGGGVRIDGAVIRDPNAEWQWWAEPVRVSIGARRFARVNARLSP
- the hslO gene encoding Hsp33 family molecular chaperone HslO, which gives rise to MPDRISSLYAPSAGITVIGTVVTDLVRAIRDRHDLSPVATAAVGRLVAGAVLFGAGLKGRERLSIQIASDGPIEGLFADAWLLDENTVGARGYARNPHVDLPLNARGKFDVAAALGSGSLQVTKTYEVGKPYMGIVALHSGEIAEDLAAYLVRSEQIPSAVALGVLANPAGVIAAGGILAQVLPGADERAVLELERRAQSLPPVTQLMSDGADADDLVRALAGDLELHEHRRLAVTFACLCSRDKVEAALVGLGAEDLRQMARENDTTHASCEYCKHDYTFAAEELVALSQRVS
- the aroQ gene encoding type II 3-dehydroquinate dehydratase is translated as MRVLVIHGPNLNLLGERQPEIYGSQSLAEIDSALVQEGRQLGTEVRCVQHNGEGHIIDALHAARGEYDAVVLNPGAYAHYSHAIADAVASIGIPVVEVHLSNIAAREPYRRVSVTAAACAGSISGFGLRSYLLALRAVREISGK
- a CDS encoding HU family DNA-binding protein: MTKADLVDTVADEGELSKRQAGQIVDLILDEIKAALKKGDRVALTPFGSFVVRSRKAREGRNPKTGERIKIAARKVPAFVAGKSLKDAVGGSRRK
- a CDS encoding Smr/MutS family protein encodes the protein MPFADERTLEALEFSAVRERVVSATRTERGRRYAESLLPDDAFERVRAEQARTAAARELVAAADLHALPAVETHPLTVAAEQGRVLAPRELRLVGEAVAAAAAAYRAVRDDATLREIGGAYASLEPLRRTLANAIDERDVILDRASPALGRIRRSVKQAQEEGRERVAAILRAPKYANVIQDAVVTIRDGRFVVPIKAAFAHGFPGIVHDTSASGQTLFVEPLAALEANNRLRTLRLEEEHEIERILGELSRGVGENAAQIEDNVEMLAAIDLLVAKARLAIALDAVAPVLDEEPLLEIARGRHPLLGERAVPQSLTLNDATRLLVISGPNMGGKTVTLKMVGLFLAMAYAGMQVPAAEGSRIGRFTHLIADVGDEQSIVENASTFSAHLDRMREILATASETTVFLVDEIGAGTEPSAGAALAAAMLEHLLVARARGVVSTHATELKLFAHAAEGAANASVRFDPRTFSATFELDVGSPGQSFAFALARSRGIAEEVVRRAESLLALEEREYERALAELSARNAELQRERVTLADERRASAAERERLERRIAELRVEQERFAARAEERLQQALREFMTDLQRRSPENAKRSRLTPSQSAALSRTLEQMHRDLGMREVQDDAVPRERVAFPLSGMEQYRPAGASARFDAAASARSELDVRGKRYADAEPLVDRWIDEALLAGSSPLRLIHGKGTGMLGRGLQEFLRAHPAVASVRYGNEEEGSHGVTIIDLNDR
- a CDS encoding DUF488 domain-containing protein gives rise to the protein MTCASSSTRSKTRSPHFGKTLYTFGHGTASAQELAALIRGAALEHVVDVRTIPKSRRLPHVWEAEMARWVPELGGAAYSRSPALGGFRKQRPESPNTALRNPSFRAYADYMQTPAFVEALDTLLTDALLHKTAAVCSETLWWRCHRRLIADAAVLLRGVEVRHLMHDGTAKQHVLTAGVRRLGHDMLAYDVQAS